The nucleotide sequence CGCCGATGCGACGGTGACGCTGACGATCTATAAAACCGTGCCGGATATCCTCGACGGCAACGACAGTATCGATGTCATCTTTACGGTCTCAAAAGAGGGGATGGATGACATCAACCGGACCCTGACCTTCACGGCCGCCGGGCCGCTGACCCAGTCCACGGAAGTTGCAGGGCTGGAGCCGGGCACCTATTCGGTGACGGAAACGGCTCCGACCGGATTCGAACCGGAAGGCAGTGCCATCAAACCGGTCACGATTACGTTGCCGTCCTGCGGCGAATCCGTCACCTTCAACAACCAGCTTGCCGGCCAGCCGGCGGTCAAGGTCATCAAGGTGACCAAACCGGCCGAGATTGCGGGCGTACCGCAAAAAGGCGACTGGAACATGACCCTTTATAAAGAGACTGCCCCGGATGTCTGGACGGCTGTGAGCTCTCTGCTCACCGATCCGAACAGCGCGACGAACGTGCTTGTACCGGAAGGTGAACTTGAAGAGGGCCATTACAAAGTCGTTGAAATCATGAAAGACGGCTGGTATATGTCCGATCAATCCGGTGACTGCGACTTCACCGTCGACTACCCGGAAGACCTTTATCGTGCAGACTACGAGTGCCAGTTTGAAAATACCAAATATGCCACGGTGATCATCAACAAGTTGACCGTGCCTGCAGGTATGCCGGATTACTTCCACTTTGCCCAGGATATCAACGGTTCGTATGATCTGAACCTGACCCACCTGGGATCACACACCTTCATGGATGTTATACCGGGAACTTATGCGGTCACGGAAGACGACCCGACACCGGAATATGACCTGATCGGTCTGGTCTGTGTCGAACTTGACGGCGTGGAAAACAGTTCGACGTCTTTGAGTCAGCGCAAGGCAACGATCGTTGTCGATCCGGGGGAAACGGTCCAGTGTACCTACACCAACCGAAAACGCGGACAGATCGAGCTGATCAAATATGAGAACGGTACGATGTCCTACACGATGGGATGGTCATTCACCCTTAGCGGCAACGGCGTGAACATCGTCGATACGCCGGATTCGAACGGACTGGTGGACTTCAATGATGTCTGGCTGGTGCCGGGACTTGAATATACGGTATGTGAAACGGGTATCCCGGTTGCCTGGGAAAACCTCTGGTATGTCGAAGGATCTCCGGTACCGTATGATAATCCTGCATCAGGAGAGGCTTCGAATGAAAACCACTGTTACGACTTCAGTGTCGAGGCGAATCAGACGATCCACTTCGTTGTACACAACAACTATACGCCTCCGGGAGGCGAACCGCGTACGATCGGTTACTGGAAGAACTGGACGACCTGTGACGGTCACGGTAACCAGCAGGAAAAAGCCGAAGCAGCAAACCTCCTGGCAGGTCAAACCGAGGTCTGGCTGGTAGACTATGTCCTACCGATCACCCTGGGCGGCTTTGTCGTCGACAACTGTGAGGATGCGGTATCCATCCTGGATAAACGCGATGTCTCCAGCGGCAAGAAACGCGCCGGCGATGCGGCCTACGGCCTGGCGGCGCAGTTGATGGCGGCCAAGGCAAACTATGCCGCGGGTGCGACACAGTGTAGTGCTGCGACCGATGCCATCGATGCCGGGGATGCCCTGTTGTTGTCCATCGGCTTCGACGGTACCGGCGGCTACCTCAAAGGCGGCAAGAACGCCGCGGCCCAGAAAGCGGAAGCGACTTCGATTGCAGGTACGCTTGACGCTTACAACAACGGTGTGCTCTGCCCATAACCGTTCGGCAAAGGCGCTCTGCCTTTGCCCTCCAAACTTTCCTTGTTTTTCGATGACAATCACTCCTTCTTTCTTTGCATTTTTATTTCCCCTGCAGAGAACTGTTTAGCAACTTCTAGTTTTTTTGAAGCCGGTTTTCAGGGAGAACCTGAGATGCCACAGGCTTTATTTTTTTAAAAAATTGTTTCTATTTATACAAAATTAATTATGAGCGTTCTATACTGGCAGCAATGAATGGCCGTTTTTCTCACTGCTTCGAGTGAAACGGAGACGGGAAGGCCGTTCAAGGTTTTTTGATTATTTTGTACTGCAAGAAAAGCCTAACCCGGCGCGAGTCGGGGGCGGAAAGCTACGGATCTTCTCGAAGATGGCCGGGTTGCCAAAAGTAGGGTAACCCGGTCGAATCTATTCCACCACTGTTTTGTTACCCACTTTTTGATTTGAGTACTTCGCTGCCTGCCCGTGTCTTACGGGTTTTGAATTGGAACCGTCTCGCCAGAGCGGTTCTGTGCAACAGGAGACTCTAAAATGAAAGCTTCATTTCGAGAAAAATGGGGGCTGATCAAGCGCATGGTGGGAGCGGGAACACTGCTCTTTGCCGTGACGTCGTCGGCCAACATCAGCTATACGCTGGAAGGATGCCGCTCCACGTCTATCCCCGACGGATACGACCTGGCTGCCAATGATTATGTGTGCCCCGACGGGGCCTATACGACCGGTAACCTGAAGGGGTGGGCGGAGCTTGATCTCGTCCCGCACCGGGTGACGATCGAAAACAAGGGGAGCGATCCTCTGAAGTTCCTCTTTACGGTGGGGGGCGACTACCTGCAAACCGAAGGCGGTGATCTCCGCGGGTGGGACTATGTCTCTGTATTGACCCTCGACCAGGATCTCTCCAACGATATCTGTAAAAACTGGGCTGCGCAGTATCAGGACCAGCTGGTCCAGCAGGATCTGTATGTGACACCTGACAACGAGGGGGCCGGTGGGGTCTTCACCACAATCTACCGCCAGATTTCCGTAGCTGAAGGTACAACAGCGGGCGGTGAATATGCTGCGCTCGGTCTGCCCGGCGGCGCGGTCTGTGTCGCCAACTATTATCAGCGTCTTGCCGTCGGCTCGCACCTCTATCCGGGTTCGTCGCTGCAGTCCAACCTCTGGAACGAGGATCTCGATTCCGGCGGGATCGGCGAAAAACGTGTCCAGCTGCCCGATGTCAAGGCCATTGAGGCGAGCAAAGATATGTCTGCGCGCCAGGATCAGTCGCACGGCTGGTCCATCGCGAAAAGCGGTCCGGCTTCCGTCGATTTCGGGGACACCTGTGCTCCGGAAGCCTTGTTGAGTAAAGGGGTTGACGTCAATGTCACCTGGACGAAACTGCCCTCAACTCCGATCGGGACCGTGGGGATCCACACGAAAATCTATGTGACCAACGTGGCTTCGCGCGAGATTTACGCGAACGTTTCCGATATGATCTACTACAGCGGCGGGATGACGAGCGTGCAGCCGGTAGCGTGCGAACCTTACCTGATGGCGCCGAACTATTCCGGGGTCGTTTGCGAGCATGACATCATTGTTCCTGCCGCAGAGAGCGAGGGGTTGTACGATATCGCTACCATCGGTTTTTCCGATCCGTTCCTGCCGGAAGTACCCATTATTGTTACCCTCGGGGCAACGGCATCCGCCTCGGTTCAGCCGGGAGACATCCTCAATGCCACGGCTACGGTCAAAGACCATGAGTGGATCGAGAGCGACAATGGGCTCATGAGTTTTTCCAGCGGTGACTTTACGCCGGCCGGTATCGGTGCATACGATGCTCCGTATGTGGCCGGCACGCCGACGTTCGGTGATGTCAACTGGACCTCTTTCACGGTTGAGGAGAGCGGTTCGGTGATCTTCCACAAAACCGTCAGTATCGGTGATGCGATGATCACGAGCGGTATGCTCAGCGATACGGCGACGATTGTAGGGGACGGCGGTTATACGCCGGATCCGGCAAGCCATGAGATCGCACTCTACGCCGACGCAACGGTGACACTCACAATCAACAAGTCGATGCCTGACGTTCTCGACGGCGATGACAGTGTTGATGTCGTCTTCACCGTATCCAAAGAGGGAATGGATGATGTCAACAGGACCATCACCTTTACCGCGGCGGGTCCGCTGGTACAGTCCGCGACCGTCTCGGGGCTGGAGCCGGGAACCTATGCCGTCACGGAAACGGCCCCGACCGGTTTTGAACCCGAAGGCAGTTCCACGCAGATGGTAACGATCACGCTGCCCTCCTGCGGCGAATCCGTCACCTTTAACAACCAGTTGGCAGGTCAGCCGGCTGTCAAGGTCGTCAAAGTGACCAAGCCTGCAGAGATTGCCGGCGTGCCGCAAAAAGGCGACTGGAACATGACCCTGTACAAAGAGGGGGCACCGGGCGTCTGGACGGTTGTTACATCGCTGCTCACCGACCCGGACAGCGCGACAAACGTGCTTGTACCGGAAGGTGAACTGGAAGAGGGACACTACAAAGTCGTTGAAACGATGAAAGCGGGCTGGTACCAGTCCAACAGTGTCGGGGATTGTGACTTCACCGTCGACTATCCTGAGGACCTCTACCGTGCAGACTACGAATGTACCTTTGAAAATACCAAATACGGTACGGTCATCATCAACAAGCTGACGGTTCCGGCGGGCATGACGGACTACTTCCACTTTGCCCAGGATATCAACGGTTCGTATGACCTGAACCTGACACATTTGGGGACGCATACCTTTATGGAGGTCATTCCGGGTACCTATGCGGTCACGGAAGACGATTATGCACCTGAGTATGACCTGATCGGTCTGGAATGTGTTGAGACAGACGGCCTGGAAAACAGCGCGACCTCTCTGAGCCAGCGCAAGGCAACCATCGTCGTCGATCCGGGGGAAACCGTCGCGTGTACCTATACCAACCGAAAACGCGGCAAGATCGAACTGATCAAGTATGAAAACGGTTCAACCTCCTATACGATGAACTGGACCTTTACGCTCAGCGGAAACGGCATCAACCTCATTGACAGCCCGGACGCGAACGGACTGGTGGACTTCAACGGGGTCTGGCTGATCCCGGGGGCAGAGTACACGGTGTGTGAGACAGGTATCCCGGCCGTCTGGACAAACATCTGGTCGGTAGACGGCGCGGGCGTCTCCTATTACAACCCCGGTACAGGGGAGGAAACGAACGAAAATCACTGCTTTGACTTTACGGTGGGCGCGAATGAAACGATCCACTTCGAAGTGCAGAACAACTATACACCTCCGGGGGGCGACCCGCGGACGATCGGCTACTGGAAGAACTGGACGACATGTGACGGCCACGGCAACCAGGAAGCCAATGCAATCGCGGCGAATACGCTGGCCGGCGAAACCGTTGTCTGGCTGCTCGATTATGCGATCGACCCGGCGATGAATATTTTCCATGCGCCGGTCATGATCGGTACATACGTTATCGAAACGTGCGAACAGGGCGTCGCCGTGCTGGATAAGCGCGACTTCGACAGCGGGAAAAAACGCGCCGGGGATGCGGCATACGGTCTGGCGGCCCAGCTGTTGGGCGCCAAACTCAACTATGCGGCCGGCGCGACAACATGTGAGGCGGCAAGCGACGCCATTGCTGCCGGGGATGCGCTGTTGGCCTCCATCGGCTCGGACGGCTTCGACGGAACCGGCGGCTACCTCAAAGGCGGCAAGAACGCGGCGGCCCAGAAAGCGGAAGCGACCTCGATAGCGGGAACGCTTGACGCTTACAACAACGGTGAACTCTGTCCGTAACCGTTCGGCAAAGGCTTCCCGCCTTTGCCCCAGTTCTCCTTTATCATCACATTTCAATCACGTTGCTCTTTATCTTCTCTCATTTACTTTCGAAATAGAAAACTGTTTATCAACATTTATTATGATATGACCGCAATTTAAAGGAGAAGTATGAAAAAGGTTACGATTCTCGCGGCTGCCCTGTTGGCGTCGGCACTCTACGCGGCACCGGCTGCCGATCAGCAGGCGGAAGCGGCCAAGGCGCGCCAGGCGGAGATGCTCAAGCAGATCCAGACGGAGCTCGGCCTCAGCGACAAACAGACGCAGCAGTGGGGGGAGATCCACGAACGCTATCTCAAGGCGCATATGAAACTGCGTGTCGAGCAGAACGACGAGATCGAGGCACTGCTCAACGATGAGCAGCAGAAAAAGTTCGAGGCGATGCAGCAGCGTTTCCGCGAACGTCTGAACCAGCGGATGGGCGCGCAGCAGTAAGCGCGTTTCCCGCTCCCGCTATAATGGCGTCATGTTAACGCTTAAGACGCCCGTTTCCGCCACCGTTGAAATCAAACAATCAAAATTCATTGCCCACCTTGTCCCCTACAGCGCGTTCGAGACGACCCTGCAGCATTTGAGAACGGAACACCCCAAGGGGCGCCATTTCGTGACGGCTTTCCGCTACCTGAATGAGCATATGCAGGTCGTCGAGGGGAGCAGCGACGACGGCGAACCGAAAGGGACCTCCGGCAAACCGAGCCTCGCGGTCCTGGCGGGGCATGACCTGATCGATGCCGCCGTGATCATTGTGCGCTATTTCGGCGGCACGAAACTGGGGACGGGGGGACTGGTCCGCGCCTATACACAGGCGGTTTCCGATGTCGTGGCCCTCGCGGAACTGACCGAATATATCCCCCAGGTGGAGGCCGTATTTACCTGCGGTTACAGTGCAGTGTCGCAGGTGGAGTATCTTCTTGGAGAGTGCGGTGTTTCCGATGTCGAAAAGTCCTTCGGTACCGCGGAGGTCCGCTGGAATGTGAGGGCGGGGAGGGAAGTACTGGAGATCTTTTTCGAGCGTGCGGGGCGGCGGCTGGAACGACTCTGCTGAGAGGCCCGGCCTAGGCGAAAAGGCGAAGTCGCAGCTGTTTCTCCGCTTCGATGATGCCAAACAGCGCCAGCCCCAGCCCCAGCATCAGGAGCAGATCCGTCGGCGGCACGGCTTCGGTCCCGAAGATCCCCTGCAGTGCAGGCAGGTAGGTGATGCAAAGCTGCCCCAGCAGGACAACGCCGACGGCGCTCCAGACGATACGGGTACCCCGGACCGCGCTCCAGGAGAGGGCGGTTTCACGGAAGTTCCGGATGAAGAGCAGATGGAAGATTTCCAGTGTGACGAGCGTGTTCATCGCAAGCGTACGCGCCAGGGCATCGGAGTCGCCGCGGGTGACGGCGTAATCGTAGATGCCGAAAACGCCCGCGAGGAAGAGTGCCGCGACGAGGATGATGTGCCACAGCAGTCCTCCGCCGAGCAGCGATTCGTCACGGGGGCGTGGCGGGCGCCGCATCGTATGACGCTCGGTCGGCTCAAATGCGAGGGCGATCCCCAGTGTCACGGCGGTGATCATGTTGACCCAGAGGATCTGGACGGGGGTGATGGGCAGGGCCATCTGCAGCAAGAGGGCGGCAATGATGGTCAGCGCC is from Sulfurimonas sp. HSL-1656 and encodes:
- a CDS encoding YigZ family protein, with protein sequence MLTLKTPVSATVEIKQSKFIAHLVPYSAFETTLQHLRTEHPKGRHFVTAFRYLNEHMQVVEGSSDDGEPKGTSGKPSLAVLAGHDLIDAAVIIVRYFGGTKLGTGGLVRAYTQAVSDVVALAELTEYIPQVEAVFTCGYSAVSQVEYLLGECGVSDVEKSFGTAEVRWNVRAGREVLEIFFERAGRRLERLC